One Deltaproteobacteria bacterium genomic region harbors:
- the cobU gene encoding bifunctional adenosylcobinamide kinase/adenosylcobinamide-phosphate guanylyltransferase translates to MAMIKKIIFITGGARSGKSQYAQELASKFPGPKIYLATAQPLDEEMAERILRHKKSRPGDWQTLEEPFRVAEAIRKNGDHSSLILLDCLTLWISNLMMADWSEEKILAEADRLLQACQVVKCSLVIVGNEVGMGIVPDNPQARIFRDLSGLIQQKIARKADEVYFMVCGLPQKIKGPSS, encoded by the coding sequence ATGGCTATGATAAAGAAGATCATTTTTATTACGGGTGGGGCACGGAGCGGGAAAAGCCAATACGCTCAGGAACTGGCCTCAAAATTCCCCGGACCTAAAATCTACTTGGCCACGGCCCAGCCCCTGGATGAAGAGATGGCGGAGAGGATCCTTCGGCATAAAAAAAGTCGGCCCGGAGACTGGCAGACCCTTGAAGAGCCGTTCCGGGTGGCTGAGGCGATCAGGAAAAACGGAGATCATTCCAGCCTTATTCTTCTCGATTGCCTTACCCTCTGGATCTCCAACCTCATGATGGCAGATTGGAGTGAAGAGAAGATCCTTGCGGAAGCGGATCGGTTGCTGCAGGCCTGCCAGGTTGTGAAGTGTTCTCTGGTCATCGTTGGCAATGAGGTGGGGATGGGCATCGTTCCCGATAACCCCCAAGCCAGAATTTTTCGCGACCTGAGCGGACTGATTCAGCAGAAAATAGCCCGGAAAGCGGATGAGGTTTATTTTATGGTTTGCGGACTTCCCCAGAAAATAAAAGGACCGTCGTCGTAA